CTTTGCCAAATCCCCTGCCGGTGTCCGTGCCAACTCAATCGGCATCATCATCGGGTCGACGGAATCATACACGGCTTCCTGCCAACCGTTGGTATCCACGACCTGACGAAAATAGGCCTGGCTATACATAAATCCGACAGCCACCAGCGGCACTCCCAGATCACTGGCTTCTTTAAGATGATCACCAGCCAGAATCCCTAATCCCCCGCTATACAAGGGAACGGAACGATGCAAACCAAATTCTGCGGAAAAATAGGCAATTGTGCGATCCTGCCACTGAGGATACGTTCGCCCAAACCAGTGGTCCTTGGCTTCCATATAGACATGAAACGCCTTCATCGCCTCGCGATACAGGGAAAGAAACACGACATCCTGTCCGAGAGCCTCCAACCGATCAGAGGCAATCTTCTGCAACTGCTTAATGGGATCGTGATACGTCAATCGCCAGAGGGTGGGATCAATATACGAAAAGACGGCCCGGCCTTCAGGAGACCAACTCCACCACACATTTTGAGCTAACTCAGAAAGATTACGAAATTCTTCCGTCAACGTACGAGTTTGATTCATAGGATATACTCACAAAAAAATGGCCTCATCCAATGGTAAACAGTGAAGGATCTTCACCAACCCTGGACACATGTTGAAGTGGTCAAAGAGAACACGCAGAAGAGTCAGTTAGAGAGGGTTAGGCATTCCCAACAGGTTGATTTGGATTTGTCCCCGCTTGCGCCAATGAAGCCACAACCGCAAACCGCTCGCCAACGATACGGGTCGCCCGGTTCATGTGCTTGGCCAATTCCTTGGCTTCATCAGGGGGAAGGTCGCGGCGAAATTGTGGATGAAGCCCCCACCAGGATTCGACTTCCTCACCCTGTGCGCGAGACACCACGCTGATTAATTTGATCAGATTTTTCCCCGCTGTCTCCGGACCACCGGATTGTGTCGAAGGGCTGCCTTTTTCATCAGCCGCAGACGGCGCCGGTTGGACTTTGGGTTTAGTCGCATCTTCAAAGAGGCTTTTGAGAGCCGGGACAACCGCGCTTCCACACAGAAATGCCGCAGCGGTAATTTCCTGCTTGCCCGGGGCTCCGGCTTTAGAGGCAATGCGTTCCGAAAAAAACTGGAAATATTGATCCCGCTCTTTGGTTTGATCTGTGACCACAAACTTAAATTTTTCATAGGTTTTTCGACTATCCGCCACCACCTGGCCAACGGACAGCGTCACTTCCATGTCATCGACTTCACTTGAACTCAATGAGGGGGCCAGGACCGTTTTTAATTGGTGGGCCACAGAATCTTCCAAACTGTTCATAAAGTCTTTTTGGCCCTGAATCGGGATATAAAATCCAGACAGGCGATCCACCAGATTGAACAGCATACGCAGAAATTCCAAATAAATTTCCCATTCCTGCTTCCGCTGCAGCTTCATGGCTAGCTTTTGATCAGACCGTTTGATCAGGCCGACCGATTCCCGGGCCACACTCATCATGGTATGAGCAAGATCCTTCAGCACACTCTCGTAATTTTCTGCAGATTGTTTGGCCATTTTCAACTCCGTAATTGTGTTAAAGTATAACCGAGGGCCCGCGACCTGTCCAAGCCTAATATCGCCCGCGTTGCAACCCACCACCACGTATGCTATACACGGCCAAAGGTCTTCGAAAGACGAAACTCGGGTGCATATCTCCCCTTAATTCCTGCCCATGGATTCATGGATTCCACGTCGCCATCATCTAAAGTTTATGTCCTGAAACGTCCCCTGGAGGAGTCCACTCCGCCGAAATTATCGCGTAATTACGCGGAAGAATTGAACCCCCAACAACTCGCCGCCGTGGAAGCCGTGCAAGGCCCGGCCCTTGTCATCGCCGGGGCGGGCAGCGGGAAAACACGCACCCTCGTGTACCGGGTCGCCAGGCTCATCGACCTGGGCATTGTCCCCAGCTCAATTTTACTTCTGACCTTTACCCGAAAAGCCTCACAGGAAATGCTCAGCCGGGTCGGACTCCTCATCGGACTCCGCGCCCAGCAGGTCGGCGGTGGAACCTTTCATTCGATGGCTAATATCCTCCTGCGGCGTTATGGCCGCCCCGTCGGACTGGAACCAGGGTTTACGATACTCGATCGGGGAGATTCCGAAGATCTGTTGAGCCTCCTCCGTGGTCAATTGGGGCTGAACGACACCGGCAAACGGTTCCCCCGCAAACATACCCTGGCCGAAATATTCGGCAAAACGGCCAACACCTTGGAAAGCCTGGAAGACATTGTCATCAATGAATACAGCCACTTCGGGGAGTATCTGGGAGAACTTCAGAAACTCCAGGCCGCCTATGACGCAGCCAAGCGCCAACGGCAACTGGTCGATTATGACGACCTCTTAGTCAAACTCCTTGAACTCCTGGTCATCGACCAACAGGCCCGGGAAACCATTAGTCAGATCTTTCGCTATATTCTGGTGGATGAATATCAAGACACCAATCGCCTGCAAGCCTCACTGGTCCGCAATCTGGCGGCTACCCATGACAATGTCATGGTGGTGGGCGACGATTCGCAATCCATCTATGCCTTTCGTGGCGCCACCTTCCGCAATATCATGGAATTTCCCGACCTCTTCCCGGGTGCGACCATTTACAAATTGGAGGAAAACTACCGGAGCACGCAACCGATTCTCCAACTGGCAAACAAGCTCATTGAAGCGGCACCCGAAAAATACAGCAAAACGCTCTTCACACGAAAAGGAGAGGGACCATTACCCACCGTCGTGGAGGCCATGGGAGAGAACGCCCAATCGCGATTCATCGCTCAAAAAATTCTGGAATTACGGGAAGAAGGTATCCCCTTACATGAGATCGCCGTGCTGTTCCGATCCAGCTTTCATGCCTTTGACCTCGAATTGGAACTCACCCGGCGAAACCTCCCCTTCATAAAGCGAGGCGGGTTCAAATTTATCGAAACCGCCCATGTCAAAGACCTCATGGCCCACTTGCGGATCATTCACAATCCTTTGGACACCGTCAGCTGGAACCGGCTCCTCTTGCTCCTCGAAGGGGTCGGCCCCAAAAAAGCCAAAGATCTGATCGCATCCATTCTCCAGGCCCATGGCCAGTATGAGATCTTGAAACATAGCACCGGCCGCTCCGCCTCCGGATTGCGTCACCTGGCCGCCACACTGGACCAATTAACGGAAAATCCCCTCACCCCTGCCGTACTGCTCGGGGAAATGATGGAATACTATGTCCCTCTCCTCAAAGATCAGTATGACGATTACCCCAAACGGATTCGAGACCTGGAACATTTATCCGTCATGGCGGAACGTTACGAAAGTCTCAACGACTTCCTGGCCGATCTCACGCTTGAGCCCCCCAATGAAAGTGTGGTGGACGTCGAAGCACCCGATCGGGACGACGAGCGGCTGATTCTTTCCACCATTCACTCGGCCAAGGGATTAGAATGGCAATGCGTCTTTGTCATCTGGCTTGTGGACGGACGGTTTCCCTCAGCCTACTCCT
Above is a window of Candidatus Nitrospira neomarina DNA encoding:
- a CDS encoding ATP-dependent helicase, translating into MDSTSPSSKVYVLKRPLEESTPPKLSRNYAEELNPQQLAAVEAVQGPALVIAGAGSGKTRTLVYRVARLIDLGIVPSSILLLTFTRKASQEMLSRVGLLIGLRAQQVGGGTFHSMANILLRRYGRPVGLEPGFTILDRGDSEDLLSLLRGQLGLNDTGKRFPRKHTLAEIFGKTANTLESLEDIVINEYSHFGEYLGELQKLQAAYDAAKRQRQLVDYDDLLVKLLELLVIDQQARETISQIFRYILVDEYQDTNRLQASLVRNLAATHDNVMVVGDDSQSIYAFRGATFRNIMEFPDLFPGATIYKLEENYRSTQPILQLANKLIEAAPEKYSKTLFTRKGEGPLPTVVEAMGENAQSRFIAQKILELREEGIPLHEIAVLFRSSFHAFDLELELTRRNLPFIKRGGFKFIETAHVKDLMAHLRIIHNPLDTVSWNRLLLLLEGVGPKKAKDLIASILQAHGQYEILKHSTGRSASGLRHLAATLDQLTENPLTPAVLLGEMMEYYVPLLKDQYDDYPKRIRDLEHLSVMAERYESLNDFLADLTLEPPNESVVDVEAPDRDDERLILSTIHSAKGLEWQCVFVIWLVDGRFPSAYSFMGPEELEEERRLLYVAVTRAKHHLFLTYPINVYDKMTGSVLTKPSRYLDHIPPSYFDTWSLVEEDQTYSWR